The Candidatus Desulfovibrio trichonymphae region GCATAGGGGCGCGCCGTAATCGCGCCCTGCGGGCATATCTTCACGCAGGAATAGCATTCCCAGCAGGCATCCGATTCTTGGTTGTAGGCCTTCATTTCCTCGGGATCAAGGATCATGAGGTCATTGGGGCAAATATACATGCAGGCCGTCTTTTCGCCACCTTTGCAGCCGTCGCATTTAGACGGATCGACAAACGTCGGCATACGTTCCTCCAACTCTATAATTAGGTGTGCTACGAACCCGTTGTCGGCACTCAGACAATCCAATCAAGCGCAATAAAATACAGGCGCATTGCTTGCGCATTAAATAACAAGCAAACGCTCTTTACGTCAAGTCCCTTTTGCAAATTTTTGTGGATTCTTTTCCAGAAAAGAGCTTGTCAATCAGGCATGTCATCAGATTATTAGAAAGATATGCCGGCTGTGCCCCTTGCCGGCGGGGCTGATTCGGGTTAACAGCTTTGCACGAAAAACACCGGCGCATATTTTCCGGACAGGAAACACATGGACCATCAGCACAGCCAGAAACCCCGGCGCATCCTGCGGGATGTGGTCAGCAACATCGACCGGGACATTCTGAGACTTCTCGTGCGGCGTCATAATCTGATCACGCGCATGTACAACAGCAAGGGTTTTCTGGATGCGTCCGAAGAGAAATTTCTCCGCGCGTCATGGGAGGCCGCCGTCTCCAGAGTCAGTCATGATCCCCGTCTTTCCGGTCATTTGTTTGCCCTTATGCAGGACGCGGAGTTTTTGCCGAGACCTGACGCGCATACGGACGACGATGGCGAGAAAAAAGCAACAGAATCCCGCCCGGCCTTTAATCTGGCCCCGGCGCAGAAACCGGTGCGGCTCGTCATGCGCGCGCCGCTTTCCTGCCGCGCCACGCGGGCCTGTCTTATGCTGGCCGCCGCTTCAGGCGCCCCTGCGCATTTCGCTCCTTGCCTCATGAACGATCCTGTCATTGACTGCGTCAAAGTACTCAACCAGGCGGGTGCCGCCCTGACCAGAAAGGATGACGGCGTGTCCGCCCGCGAAGCCGCGCCTCTCGGCGTGCCTGACAGAACCCTGCATGTGGGCGACAGCGCCTGGAATCTGTACATGCTGCTGGGGCATTATCTGGGACGCCCCTCACGCGCCAAATTCACGGGAGAAATTTCCCTCAAGCTGGCGGACCTCTCCGCTGTCAGACGGTTTCTGTCCGTTATGAACGCGCGTTTGGTGCATGTGATCCCCAAAAGCAGCGGTCTGCCGATACGTCTGGAATGCACGGGCATTTTGCCTGAGATCGTCGCCCTGCCTGCGGATGTTCCGTCGGAACTCGGTGAAGGCATTCTGCTGGCCGCGCCGCTGTATGCCGCGCCGTTCGTTCTTGATCTCGTCCGGCACCCGCAGCGACAATTGATGCTGGACAGAACCCTGCCCCTTCTGCTCGCGGCGGGAGCGGACATTGCGGTGGAAGGCAGCCGTGTCAGCGTGGCGCCCGGTCCCCTGCGTCCGCCGGGACAATCGGCGCTGCCGATGGAACCGGAGCTCGCTCTCTTTTTGCTGGCTCTTCCACTGGCACTGGCCGGAGAGGTTCGCCTTGAAGGCCGTTGGTCCCAGCAGCCGCAGGCTCTTGCCGGTCTGCGCCTGCTGGAGTCGTTCGGGCTTGACCTCCTGCGGATGGAAGACGCGATCTGCGCTAGGCCCGCCGCGCGCGCGGTGAATGTCCGTCTTGCTGAACTGCCGCGCGATTTTCCTTCGGAATGGACGCCGCTGCCGGTGGCGCTCGCCGCCTGCGCTGCATTGCAAAACGGAAAAGCCGCGCTGCCAGCCCTCCCCCCTGAGGCTGACCCGGCAATTGCGACCGAAATGCTGAGCTTCCTGAATGCCGTTGGCCTGGAGACCGCCGACGGAGGCAATTTGTGCAAAAAAACACAACTCGCCTTAACTCCCTGGAATACCCCCACGCCGCTCTGGGCGCTGGCGCTTGCCCTCGCGGCCTGCGTACGCCCGCATATCAAGCTGGGCAATCCCGGCATTGTTACCGACCTTTATCCCGCCTTCTGGGCTCTGTATAACGCCCTGCCGGCACCGGCGGCAAAAGCGGCGGGCGCACGGCCGGCGGCCGACGAGCGGGTTCGACGACGGGTGACGACAGACATTGCGGCGCATATTCCGAAACCGGATGATGAAAGGATCGAATGACATGTTTTTGCTTGAAGCTCTAAAAAGTTAGCTGAATATAGCTGACCTGGATACGCAGACTACACCCTTGCAGTTCCTATCTGCTTTAATGAAAAACCTGCCAGTTGATGCACCCTGTCGGTAAACTTTGAGCGGTTCGCGACGGAGATCTCTTCAGATTGTTGGAAGAGTCAAACTTCGTGAGTCCCTGGGTAGAGCTTGGGGTTTGCCATTTTTTATCATGTGTTTGATTCACGGGAGGTTTCCAATGCCTTTGCCTGCTCTTCAAAAGTACTGAATCCCGCCTGGTGCAATGCGTCCAGGACTGTGTTGTCCCAATGCCAGGTAGCGTAGATGACAGGCTTATGGAAGGTTGAACGAAAATTTTGCAATTCCGCTCGATAAAAAGCTTCCTTTGGCGTATCCAAATGTTCACGCAATTGCTCATGTCTCCGCAGCAATTCGCCTTCATACCACTCCTGAATATCCTGTGGCTCAGTATATTTTTTCAGGATATGACCATAGCCGGCTTTTTCCATAAGAAGGGCGAGATTCTTGTGGTGCTGCTGGACAAGCCAGTTCCCCAAGTGTGACGTGGGGATGTTTTCTGCTTCCACCGCCGCAATGTCAAAAACCGTTTGATAATAAGTATCAGGTACGACAGAAGCCGAAGTAATGCCTGCGATAGCGACAAGGCCACGCAAAATAAGACTGTTTGAAACACCTTGTCCGCAAAAACCAATTTTTTTGCCATATTTCTGACCTGCAAAAATATTTACCAATATGGCCCAGATAACTGCCGGATCTTCTTCATCATAAATGCGTGCAAGTCGAGCATTGTCTCTGTCCGCAGCAAGAACCATCTGTGTCATGTCGTTAGAGCCGATGGAAAAACCATCAAACTCAGCTAGAAACTGCTTTGCCAGTATGGCATTTGAAGGCAGCTCAGACATAAGAACGATTTTTAGATCATCCTGACCACTTTTAAGTTTATGCACCTGTTCCAGATATGCACGCATGGAACGTGCCTCTTCCAAGGTGCGCACAAACGGCAGCATCAGGCGCAGGTTCGTTCCCCCATACATTCCACGCGCCAGCTTAAAAGCCTCAATTTCCCAATCATGTATATTGCGTGCTACGCCACGGTATCCCAGCATGGGATTGTCTTCATGATGTTCAAAAAGATTGCCGCCCAACAAATTTCTGTATTCATTGCTCTTAAAATCTGTTGTACGGTACGTGATGGGCTTGCCGTAAAAAGCCATGGCAAAAAGTGCCAAATTTTGAGACAGGGTTTGCACATAATGCTCTTTGCCGGTACGGAAACCGCGTGATTTTATAACAGCGCAAATTTTATCCGGCAAGTTGCGGACATCATCCATCTCTTTTTTCAGGCCGGCCCGCAAGCTCACTTCTTCACGTAGTCGTTGAATATTTCTCAACAATTCGACTATGATGGGCAGGTCTTTTATTCGCTGCACATGCACGGCAACACTTGCTTTAATTTCAGCAGCCCGTTTGGCTGCCTCGGTATCGCCAGCGGGCAGTAGGGCGAGTTCGTCATCATAACCCATAATAATCCGGACATGATCTTCCAGATCCGGTGAGGTCTTAAGCACTTCCATCCTGCGTGAAGCCGCCTCAAGGTGCTGGTCAATCTTATGCTCTATCTCACGCATTTTGCGGTGCTGCAACAGTACATCTTCATGGTGCGCACTTTTTTGCTCCATATTGGCCAGAGCAGTCATTTCAGCAGACAAGCCTGTTATTTCACCCACATATTCACGTAGGTTAAAATCCAAGACAATCAGCCCCGCCGCCATTTGTTCACGCAACACTTTCGAAAGATGCTCTTCCAGTTCCTTGATTTTTGTCTGAACAACGCCGGCAAGCTCTCCATTGTCAAATGCTTCAAGAGCTTGTGGGTGAATACTGATATTGCCCAACATGAACTCGGCCCGCAATAGTCCCACTTCAAACTGGGGATAGTTGCGCAGACGCGACAGGAAAAGAGCCTGTCCCACGTCAGCGAGGACGAGACCCACCTTTGTCTTTGTCAAAGGCAGCTTGGCTACTTCCATCTCGTCGCCGACCTGATGCAGCGGCAAAAGCCCACGATATATCCTGCCGCTCGTGCCATCAACGGTAACCTCCGCGCCATCAAGCGCGCGCAGCACGTCCAAACGCTGAATGCCGATAACCGCCGCTATGCCAAGTTCACGTGACGTTATCGCCGCATGACTTGTATCGCCGCCGACATCCGCCATAATTGCCGACGCAACGCGCATGCCCGGCACCATATCAGGGTCGGTCCGTTCGGCTGTCAGCACGTCTCCCTTGGAGATTTTGTTCAACTCCAAAGCAGAACGCAAAAAACGCACAATGCCCTGCCCCGCACCACGAGAAGCACCGTTACCTTCTACGATAAGTTCAGCTTTTTCAGCAGCTCTTACATCAACTTCACGTCGACGCATAAAAATTGTTGTCGGATGAAGTTCGAAATCTTCATTCCAGCGGGTTTCAGGTCTGGCCTGCACAAACCAGAGTGTATCATTTGCGTCCAGGCAAAATTCCGTATCCATAATCATGCCGCCATAAGCCTTGCTGACAGCGCGTACACCCCTGGCGACAGATTCCGCCTGACTTAACGAAAGAGACCAACGCAACGCTTCCAGCGGCGGAACAGGCACTTCTTTCGTGCCGCCCTTTTCATCATAGACAATTTTCATGCTCTTGCAGCCCATCTGGCGAATCACCACTTCGCTGCCGTCATCTCGCTGAAAAACATAGAGTTTATCCGGGGTCACCTTGCCGCCCACCACAGCTTCACCAAGACCATAACTGGCGTCAATGCTGACAAGATCATTACGGCTGGTGCCGCGACAGCCTGTAGCCGTGTCAGCTGAGAAGGCCGTGCCTGAAACGACGGGATTGATCATTTGCATCATGCAAACGGAAAGTGATGTATTTTCAATGGACCACTCTTTTTTTGCCGTTTCGGCTATAGATTCATCGCCGGATTCTTCCGCTTTTGCCAAGGCGTCCAGAATGGCTTCACGCCTGTATGTCATTGAACGGAGATTATACGCTGAAGCACAGTCCCGATGATACGCCTCAACAACCCGGTCGGCCCCAACCATATTTAAATATGTATCCTGCAAACCGGCAAAAGCTTTTTTTCGGGAGTCCTCGCCGGCCGCGGAGGAGCGCACCGCTACCGGCGTCATGTCGTCATTGTTTTCTTTACAAATGGCCTTGTAGGCTTCGCGTACGGCTTCACCCACCACTTTCGGCAACTCAACTGACAATACCGCCGCCTGTACGATCACTGAACGTTTGCGCAGTTGGTCTATTCCTTCTGGTGAGGTGGCAAATCCATCAACAATATTATTGATAAAAGTTCGTAATTTTGTGTGCGGCTGATCACCGTCGGCTTTTGCCGCGTCACGGCTCTGTTTGCCCATCTGACGTACAAATTTTTGTAAAAAGTCAGAGTCCTGATTAATCTCCGGATCATTCCAGTCAATACGGCTGTATTCCTTGTCAACTGTGGAACGTACTACTCTGCCGTTTACCTTTGTTTCGTCCAGCAGGCGATGAAAAGCCAGTGAGGAGAGAGCACGAAAATGCGGTGCCTGAATACCCTCAATTTGACTGATAAGAGTGGTATTGTAATTTTTGCCGCCGACAAGAAGTTCTGCCTCCGGTCCAAGATTTACAATATCCGCGCCGGTCAGAACGAGTTTTGTCTGAACATCTTCAGAAACATTGTTTTTAGCCTTTGCCTGTGCGGGGTTGGCTGCTGCTTTTTTGGACATGACTTCCTCCGGTTAGCGGGAAAAAGAGATGCTGAAAATTTTGCTACTATTATGCTGCTGTGCAAAAGCTGGCCACCAACCCCATACTTTATTTCAAATTATTCCACGCGCGAGCCGCAATGCGGACAAAAAGCCGCATTGTCCGGGGGAATAGGCTGGCCGCAGGATGGGTGGCTGCATAAACGAGGCACGGGAGCGAGCTCGACGATCAACTCCCCTTCACATACGGAAATCATCTGCTTGTTTCCTTTGAAATCAGCAGTCTTCAACACGCGTTTCACAATGCCATCCACGGAAGCAAGAACAGCTTTCTCCTGCTTCATGATGGATACATTAAACACCTCTTCTCCAGCTTTGACGATGTCACCGGGATGGACGTACATGACCCACAAATCACCGTTGCTTGGCGCTGCAATATGATAACGGTTTGTTGGGTCGGCCATAGCGACACCTTTGACACGGGGACCTGTCGGCTGGCTGACTTTTACCTCATAACTCATGATTTCAGAATCAAGCACATAACGACAGACGGACACGCCCATTTCCGACGGTCTTGAAATGCTCAACAGCACAAGATGGTGCGGTTTCCCCTTGGTTTCATTAAAATATAAATCCTGCCCGATCTTCAAGCCTTCAAACCAGACATGAAGCGGCAGATTATTAGAATCACCATATTGCGCTTTGAATTGAATGGCTTTTAAAGCGTCAGCCGGGTGATTCAGATAGAGGATAAATTCTTCGGCGTTCGGCTTGCGTTTAAGTATATCAGTACAAGTTTGTTCCTCAAGATCCATATTGATATTCTGAAGTGTTTCCAGAGGCGACGCTTCGGTACGCTTTGCAACAGCCGTTTTCCATTCTGCGCCGAAGGCGCTTTTATAAACCCAATCTGCGGGGAACCCCAAGGGAAGTTTGCCGAACTTGCCCAACAGCAGATTACGGAAAGCGTCATTGCAGTCTTGATAGACAATAAGACGCGCCTTGCGCATTTCTGAAGAAAGTTCCGTTTGCGGTGTACGCGTCGCTTCATTCAGCACTTCAAGAAGATATCTGACCTCTTCTTCACCGCCGCGTTTCCATGCGCCGGTTACTGCTAAAAAGGCCGTGTTCCAAGTAATCTGTGACCCTGGAGTCACGTCATGATACCTGACAATACGCCGTGTTCCTTCCAAAAATTTGAGCATATAGGGCAGAAGATGGATATACCCCTGCTTCATAACCCCTTCCTGTGAAGAAGATGTGGCCCCACCAGGCATGCCGTGCAAGGTAACGTCGTAATCAATGCCCTGGAAATAGGGGGAACAATAGCGATCATAATATGGCATAATTTGTTTGCAGACAAAATTCGCGTCTCGTATGGCGTTTTTATTTAAGCGGCATGTCAGGCTAAGTTCGTCTTCCAGATATGCCATGGTGGACAGCACATCACCCTGCCCATAGGAGCGTACCGCAGCACCCAGCCCAACATCAAGAATATGTGCTCCTGCTTTTGCTGCCGCGCCGCATGCCGGGACAAAAAGTCCGTCTGTATAGTGACGATGATAGTGGAGCACAAGCTCAGGCCAGCGTTTGCGCAATGCTTCAACAAGCTCTGTCATGAAGCGCGGCGGGCACACGCCGCCCATATCCTTGAGGCCGAGAATTATGCTGCGCGACACTGTTTTTGAAGAGACGCCCATAATATCGCTTGTCATGCGTAAAATAGATTCTGTAACATCCAGATAGTGAGACACATCAAAACCTTTCGCCCATGACATGGAAAGCGCCGGCTGAAAAATCACATCCTTGCGGGACAAGACGACTTCAGCAATAGGACGCATATTTTCTATGTGATTGAGAAAATCAAAACAACGAACCACCTGGTAACAATCGCAAATCATTTCACCAGTTTTGTGCATCAGGTTGCGTGGCTGTGGCGTGTAGCCAAGGACATTGGTGGATCGCACGAGCAATTGTTTGAAAGTTTTCGGGGCAAAATTGTTCCATTCGTTTGCTTCGCTGAACGGATAAGTCATATTGGCCAACATCGACACATGAAAATGTGCGCCGCCGCCATTTTCAATGGAAAAATAGCCGACGTTGTCAAGATAGGGTCCCAGCAATTTGTCTTCAGCCAGACGAAAACGATTGCCTGAATTTGACTGTGTAAAATCACGCGGAGTCGTATCAGAAAAATGTATCCATCCTGAATCACGAATAAAATCCAGTGTAGCCAAACGATCACCCTGTGGATATGGTGACGGCTTGCTCTGGACGGACGAACTAATGGGCGGTAGAACAGGTTCAAACGGACC contains the following coding sequences:
- a CDS encoding 3-phosphoshikimate 1-carboxyvinyltransferase, translating into MDHQHSQKPRRILRDVVSNIDRDILRLLVRRHNLITRMYNSKGFLDASEEKFLRASWEAAVSRVSHDPRLSGHLFALMQDAEFLPRPDAHTDDDGEKKATESRPAFNLAPAQKPVRLVMRAPLSCRATRACLMLAAASGAPAHFAPCLMNDPVIDCVKVLNQAGAALTRKDDGVSAREAAPLGVPDRTLHVGDSAWNLYMLLGHYLGRPSRAKFTGEISLKLADLSAVRRFLSVMNARLVHVIPKSSGLPIRLECTGILPEIVALPADVPSELGEGILLAAPLYAAPFVLDLVRHPQRQLMLDRTLPLLLAAGADIAVEGSRVSVAPGPLRPPGQSALPMEPELALFLLALPLALAGEVRLEGRWSQQPQALAGLRLLESFGLDLLRMEDAICARPAARAVNVRLAELPRDFPSEWTPLPVALAACAALQNGKAALPALPPEADPAIATEMLSFLNAVGLETADGGNLCKKTQLALTPWNTPTPLWALALALAACVRPHIKLGNPGIVTDLYPAFWALYNALPAPAAKAAGARPAADERVRRRVTTDIAAHIPKPDDERIE
- a CDS encoding pyruvate carboxylase; the encoded protein is MGNKTFAEVQNFLQGKVILVANRGIPARRICRSIREGFDAVAAMTAADVDKTAPAASTAQELLLLGPEPRSYLDIDKIITKARQRGVVGIHPGWGFASEDTRFPQRCKEAGITFIGATAEAMNLLGNKVQAREVARRLRIPVVPGSDGAVDIADTRQLIDEIGLPIMLKAEGGGGGRGIFTIYNQAELEDAFFKASMMAQASFGNPHLFLEKFLDNVRHIEIQIIADMYGNVFAFDERDCTVQRNHQKLIEITPSPWLGMTRDLRERLKDYARRLIRAVGYYSLATVEFLITPDGSPYLIEVNTRLQVEHGITECRYGIDLVEEQIAVAFGAELRYREESLRASYCSMQVRINCENPQNNFEPNSGLITRYVSPGGLGVRLDSNISAGYEFPANYDSAGALLITYAHDWEKTLGIMDRALSEYIIGGIKTTIPFFRQVLKNPFFRKGDINTYFIANHPELMLYTDLAPEGERLARLVAEISAKGYNPYLQLGAYRSATTPALGPFEPVLPPISSSVQSKPSPYPQGDRLATLDFIRDSGWIHFSDTTPRDFTQSNSGNRFRLAEDKLLGPYLDNVGYFSIENGGGAHFHVSMLANMTYPFSEANEWNNFAPKTFKQLLVRSTNVLGYTPQPRNLMHKTGEMICDCYQVVRCFDFLNHIENMRPIAEVVLSRKDVIFQPALSMSWAKGFDVSHYLDVTESILRMTSDIMGVSSKTVSRSIILGLKDMGGVCPPRFMTELVEALRKRWPELVLHYHRHYTDGLFVPACGAAAKAGAHILDVGLGAAVRSYGQGDVLSTMAYLEDELSLTCRLNKNAIRDANFVCKQIMPYYDRYCSPYFQGIDYDVTLHGMPGGATSSSQEGVMKQGYIHLLPYMLKFLEGTRRIVRYHDVTPGSQITWNTAFLAVTGAWKRGGEEEVRYLLEVLNEATRTPQTELSSEMRKARLIVYQDCNDAFRNLLLGKFGKLPLGFPADWVYKSAFGAEWKTAVAKRTEASPLETLQNINMDLEEQTCTDILKRKPNAEEFILYLNHPADALKAIQFKAQYGDSNNLPLHVWFEGLKIGQDLYFNETKGKPHHLVLLSISRPSEMGVSVCRYVLDSEIMSYEVKVSQPTGPRVKGVAMADPTNRYHIAAPSNGDLWVMYVHPGDIVKAGEEVFNVSIMKQEKAVLASVDGIVKRVLKTADFKGNKQMISVCEGELIVELAPVPRLCSHPSCGQPIPPDNAAFCPHCGSRVE
- a CDS encoding PEP/pyruvate-binding domain-containing protein, with amino-acid sequence MSKKAAANPAQAKAKNNVSEDVQTKLVLTGADIVNLGPEAELLVGGKNYNTTLISQIEGIQAPHFRALSSLAFHRLLDETKVNGRVVRSTVDKEYSRIDWNDPEINQDSDFLQKFVRQMGKQSRDAAKADGDQPHTKLRTFINNIVDGFATSPEGIDQLRKRSVIVQAAVLSVELPKVVGEAVREAYKAICKENNDDMTPVAVRSSAAGEDSRKKAFAGLQDTYLNMVGADRVVEAYHRDCASAYNLRSMTYRREAILDALAKAEESGDESIAETAKKEWSIENTSLSVCMMQMINPVVSGTAFSADTATGCRGTSRNDLVSIDASYGLGEAVVGGKVTPDKLYVFQRDDGSEVVIRQMGCKSMKIVYDEKGGTKEVPVPPLEALRWSLSLSQAESVARGVRAVSKAYGGMIMDTEFCLDANDTLWFVQARPETRWNEDFELHPTTIFMRRREVDVRAAEKAELIVEGNGASRGAGQGIVRFLRSALELNKISKGDVLTAERTDPDMVPGMRVASAIMADVGGDTSHAAITSRELGIAAVIGIQRLDVLRALDGAEVTVDGTSGRIYRGLLPLHQVGDEMEVAKLPLTKTKVGLVLADVGQALFLSRLRNYPQFEVGLLRAEFMLGNISIHPQALEAFDNGELAGVVQTKIKELEEHLSKVLREQMAAGLIVLDFNLREYVGEITGLSAEMTALANMEQKSAHHEDVLLQHRKMREIEHKIDQHLEAASRRMEVLKTSPDLEDHVRIIMGYDDELALLPAGDTEAAKRAAEIKASVAVHVQRIKDLPIIVELLRNIQRLREEVSLRAGLKKEMDDVRNLPDKICAVIKSRGFRTGKEHYVQTLSQNLALFAMAFYGKPITYRTTDFKSNEYRNLLGGNLFEHHEDNPMLGYRGVARNIHDWEIEAFKLARGMYGGTNLRLMLPFVRTLEEARSMRAYLEQVHKLKSGQDDLKIVLMSELPSNAILAKQFLAEFDGFSIGSNDMTQMVLAADRDNARLARIYDEEDPAVIWAILVNIFAGQKYGKKIGFCGQGVSNSLILRGLVAIAGITSASVVPDTYYQTVFDIAAVEAENIPTSHLGNWLVQQHHKNLALLMEKAGYGHILKKYTEPQDIQEWYEGELLRRHEQLREHLDTPKEAFYRAELQNFRSTFHKPVIYATWHWDNTVLDALHQAGFSTFEEQAKALETSRESNT